From one Gammaproteobacteria bacterium genomic stretch:
- a CDS encoding efflux RND transporter periplasmic adaptor subunit, translating to MAGIVVEALRERDLAAEIQAPGEVRLNAYRTTKVTSRITAQVIKRHVTLGERVNSKQVLVTLSSVEMADAQGALMVADREWQRVQKLGAKVISDRRYTGARVAHQLAYAKVAAFGMTRQEISNLLKSADASKANGEFQLLASRAGTVVQDDFIEGAVIEPGYVLMILSDESSLWIEARLTPQQLSQVNQGSIARIQTADGWLTGKITQLHHNLDEDTRTIAARITVANPDDRLHPGEFVEVRLQSSRHQSALAIPETAVVRSPDGDWQIMVEQDKPGEFNGVEVEVKTIINGMAVIEGVPVGTRVVTQGAFFVQSELAKSGFSVHNH from the coding sequence ATGGCCGGCATTGTTGTCGAGGCGTTGCGAGAGCGTGATCTTGCCGCTGAGATACAGGCACCGGGTGAGGTTAGACTCAATGCCTACCGCACCACCAAGGTTACCTCACGCATCACTGCACAGGTGATTAAACGTCATGTCACTCTCGGTGAACGTGTTAACAGTAAACAGGTTCTGGTTACTTTATCCAGTGTAGAAATGGCCGATGCCCAGGGCGCATTAATGGTTGCCGACAGGGAGTGGCAGCGTGTTCAGAAACTGGGAGCCAAGGTTATATCTGACCGTCGTTACACCGGGGCGCGTGTTGCCCATCAACTGGCCTACGCCAAGGTCGCTGCATTTGGCATGACCCGACAGGAGATTAGTAATCTGCTCAAATCAGCCGATGCCTCGAAAGCCAATGGTGAGTTTCAATTACTGGCATCCCGTGCTGGAACAGTAGTACAGGATGACTTTATCGAAGGGGCTGTTATTGAACCGGGTTATGTCTTAATGATCCTCTCTGATGAAAGTTCATTATGGATTGAGGCACGCCTCACACCCCAACAGTTATCACAAGTTAATCAAGGCAGCATTGCCCGTATACAGACTGCCGATGGCTGGTTAACAGGGAAAATAACCCAGTTACATCATAACCTGGATGAAGATACGCGCACCATTGCTGCACGGATTACTGTTGCCAACCCGGATGATCGTTTACATCCGGGAGAGTTTGTCGAAGTTCGTCTACAAAGCAGCCGACATCAATCCGCCCTTGCCATACCTGAGACCGCCGTAGTGCGAAGCCCGGATGGTGACTGGCAAATCATGGTTGAACAGGATAAACCGGGGGAATTTAATGGTGTTGAAGTCGAGGTCAAAACCATCATTAATGGTATGGCCGTGATTGAGGGTGTCCCGGTGGGTACTCGTGTCGTTACCCAGGGTGCATTTTTTGTCCAGTCTGAACTGGCAAAAAGTGGCTTCTCCGTTCATAACCATTAA
- a CDS encoding efflux RND transporter permease subunit, giving the protein MLNSIISWSVKNRLLVVLALIAITVGGVLILPKLNLDAFPDVTNVQVQINTEARGLAAEEVEQLITFPIEAVMYALPDVEEVRSISKTGLSVITVVFNEGTDIYFARQLVFERLQTAREEIPDGIGTPGIGPNSSGLGQVYQYILRADDPQKYDAITLRSYNDWIVKLLLMPVGGVTEVLSFGGEVRQYQVQLDPQRLLAYKLTGNDVALAIEDNNRNAGGWYMDRGAEQLVVRGVGWVRSGNDGLRDISNIPLKDEDGVVVSVKDVAQVSFGPEIRQGAVSITRRDAEGNPEPLGEVVAGVVLKRLGANTKATIEGIKSRLGAIQTALPDGVTLEPFYDQASLVDQAVETVSKALLEAFVLIIIVLMLFLVNVRATFLVLISVPISIGMALIAMAHWGISANLMSLGGLAIAIGMMVDGSVVMMEHIFSHLTHADARHGEQQRQQQGVEHPYDSAHDSHGIALRIKEAACEVGRPVFFAVLIIIIVFAPLFSLEGVEGKLFQPMAISIVLAMLASLLVALIVVPALATYLFKKGVEHKHGYVMPPLESFYRKTLPWAQNKRKIVVGIAVSLFLGSLALVPFLGTEFVPELEEGTLNIRITLAPSSSLATSLEVAGKLEGALLTFPEVIYATSRIGRPEIGGDPEPVSNVEIFVGLKPVDEWTSATNRQALQKLMEAKMSEHPGLLFSFSQPIATRVDELLSGVRAQLAIKLFGSDLDMLAKKGSEIETLVKKIEGTRGVAMEQIGGEAQLAIRPDRDKLARYGIPVAQVMDLVADAIGGRAAGQVINGNERYDIYVRLAKEYRDNVDTIRNLILQAPNGAWVRVGDIAEVAIESGPPQIRRDDVQRRVVIQTNVEGRDMGGLVAELQQRIDDEIDLPAGYTIVFGGQFENQQRAQARLMIVVPLSLGLIFLLLYFAFNSVGQALLIMLNVPLALIGGIAALFFSGQYLSVPGSIGFIALFGVAVLNGVVMVNAINQRVEDGVEVYSAIFTGALSRLRPVLMTAFIAALGLIPMLLATGVGSEVQRPLATVVVGGLFSSTLLTLFVLPVLYPMFSKQIIEK; this is encoded by the coding sequence ATGTTAAATTCTATTATTAGCTGGTCCGTTAAGAACCGTCTGCTGGTTGTGCTTGCCTTGATTGCCATCACTGTTGGTGGTGTTCTAATCTTGCCGAAACTCAACCTGGATGCCTTCCCCGATGTCACCAACGTACAGGTACAGATCAATACCGAAGCACGCGGTCTGGCGGCTGAAGAAGTTGAGCAACTGATTACCTTTCCTATTGAGGCGGTGATGTATGCACTGCCTGATGTAGAAGAGGTTCGTTCAATATCCAAGACTGGTCTATCCGTGATTACCGTAGTATTCAATGAAGGCACTGATATCTATTTTGCACGACAACTGGTATTTGAACGTCTGCAAACAGCGCGCGAAGAAATCCCTGATGGCATCGGTACTCCGGGAATTGGGCCTAACAGCTCAGGATTAGGACAGGTCTATCAGTACATCTTACGTGCTGATGACCCGCAAAAATATGATGCCATTACTCTGCGTAGTTATAACGACTGGATTGTTAAACTATTATTGATGCCTGTTGGTGGTGTCACCGAGGTATTGTCCTTTGGTGGTGAAGTGCGCCAGTATCAGGTACAACTCGATCCACAACGTCTGCTGGCATACAAGTTGACTGGCAATGATGTTGCCTTGGCAATTGAGGATAATAATCGCAATGCCGGTGGCTGGTATATGGATCGTGGTGCCGAGCAACTGGTGGTGCGTGGTGTAGGTTGGGTACGCAGTGGTAACGATGGTCTGCGCGACATCAGTAACATCCCGTTAAAAGACGAGGATGGTGTCGTGGTCAGTGTTAAGGATGTCGCTCAGGTCAGCTTTGGCCCTGAGATCCGACAAGGTGCTGTCTCTATAACCCGCCGTGATGCCGAAGGCAATCCAGAACCACTGGGCGAGGTCGTTGCCGGTGTCGTGCTTAAACGTCTGGGTGCCAACACCAAGGCAACCATTGAAGGCATTAAGTCTCGTCTAGGCGCAATACAAACCGCTCTACCAGACGGCGTTACACTGGAACCTTTTTATGATCAGGCTAGTCTGGTTGACCAGGCAGTAGAGACCGTATCCAAGGCATTACTGGAGGCCTTTGTGCTGATTATTATTGTCCTGATGTTGTTTCTGGTTAATGTCCGCGCGACCTTTCTGGTACTGATCTCGGTGCCAATCTCGATTGGCATGGCGCTCATCGCCATGGCACATTGGGGTATCTCTGCCAACTTGATGTCACTGGGTGGATTGGCAATTGCTATCGGCATGATGGTCGATGGTTCTGTGGTGATGATGGAACATATCTTTAGTCATCTCACCCATGCCGATGCCCGCCATGGTGAACAACAAAGGCAACAACAGGGTGTCGAACACCCCTATGACTCAGCGCATGATAGCCACGGTATCGCGCTACGCATCAAGGAAGCCGCGTGTGAGGTTGGGCGACCGGTATTCTTTGCCGTGCTGATCATTATCATCGTGTTTGCACCTCTGTTCAGTCTTGAGGGTGTTGAAGGCAAGCTCTTCCAGCCCATGGCAATATCCATTGTGCTCGCCATGCTGGCCTCGTTGCTGGTCGCCCTGATTGTGGTGCCCGCACTCGCTACTTACCTATTTAAAAAGGGTGTGGAACATAAACATGGCTACGTCATGCCACCGCTGGAGTCGTTCTACCGCAAGACACTGCCCTGGGCTCAGAACAAGCGTAAAATCGTCGTCGGCATTGCTGTCAGCCTGTTTCTTGGCTCACTGGCACTGGTACCTTTCCTCGGCACCGAATTTGTTCCTGAACTAGAGGAAGGCACCCTGAATATCCGCATCACCCTCGCCCCCTCATCCAGTCTGGCGACCTCACTGGAGGTTGCAGGGAAACTGGAAGGTGCACTACTCACTTTTCCCGAGGTCATCTATGCCACCAGTCGAATCGGTAGACCCGAGATTGGTGGTGACCCGGAACCAGTATCTAATGTTGAGATCTTCGTTGGCTTAAAACCCGTCGATGAATGGACCAGCGCGACTAACCGTCAGGCACTGCAAAAACTGATGGAGGCGAAGATGTCGGAACACCCCGGTCTGTTATTCTCATTCTCACAGCCGATTGCAACCCGTGTTGATGAGTTACTCTCCGGTGTTCGTGCGCAACTAGCAATCAAGCTATTTGGCTCAGACCTCGACATGCTGGCAAAGAAAGGCAGCGAGATCGAGACCCTGGTGAAGAAGATCGAAGGAACCCGTGGTGTTGCGATGGAACAGATTGGTGGCGAAGCACAACTCGCCATCCGCCCTGATCGTGACAAACTGGCACGCTACGGCATACCCGTTGCCCAGGTCATGGATCTGGTCGCCGACGCCATTGGTGGTCGTGCTGCCGGACAGGTCATCAACGGCAATGAACGCTATGATATCTATGTGCGTCTGGCTAAGGAATATCGTGATAATGTAGATACCATTCGCAATCTGATATTGCAGGCGCCCAATGGTGCCTGGGTACGTGTCGGTGATATCGCAGAGGTTGCCATTGAGTCCGGCCCACCACAAATTCGACGTGATGATGTACAACGCCGAGTGGTTATTCAGACCAATGTCGAGGGCAGGGATATGGGTGGCCTGGTGGCTGAACTACAACAACGGATTGATGATGAAATTGATTTGCCGGCAGGCTATACCATAGTCTTTGGTGGACAATTTGAAAATCAGCAACGCGCACAGGCACGTCTAATGATTGTTGTTCCATTATCTCTCGGTCTCATCTTCCTGCTCCTGTACTTCGCTTTTAACTCCGTGGGTCAGGCCTTGTTGATTATGCTCAATGTCCCCCTCGCCCTGATTGGTGGTATTGCTGCCCTGTTTTTCTCAGGTCAATATCTCTCAGTACCCGGATCAATCGGCTTTATTGCCCTGTTTGGTGTCGCGGTATTAAACGGAGTAGTGATGGTGAATGCCATCAATCAGCGTGTTGAAGATGGTGTCGAGGTCTATAGCGCTATATTCACAGGAGCACTGTCACGCCTGCGCCCAGTATTGATGACCGCCTTCATCGCTGCATTAGGGCTCATCCCGATGTTATTGGCAACCGGTGTCGGTTCCGAGGTACAGCGACCCCTTGCCACCGTAGTTGTTGGTGGGCTATTCTCTTCAACACTACTCACCCTGTTTGTGTTACCGGTGCTTTATCCGATGTTTTCCAAACAAATAATAGAGAAATAA
- a CDS encoding cation transporter — MSDHHHHNIDASVGDRRLGLAIAINMLLTLAQIIGGLMSGSLSLIADALHNFSDAASLWIAWAARKISRRPADHFKTFGYKRAEIIATLINLVTLVIIGLYLIYEALWRIHEPQIIEGWIVIIVAAVALIIDIATAILTFSMSKGSMNIRAAFLHNVSDALASVGVIIAGSLILLYQWYWVDTLITLLIAGYVLYQASTLLPETIHILMQGTPKNIVIDDVITHIENINGVLNIHHVHIWQLDEQRNALEAHIVIERFDQINEIKGAIKTDLLQRYAIDHSTLEFEEAHCEQRDC; from the coding sequence GTGTCCGATCATCACCACCATAATATTGATGCCTCAGTTGGCGACCGCCGTTTAGGTCTCGCCATTGCCATCAATATGCTACTAACCCTGGCTCAGATTATTGGTGGTCTTATGTCGGGTAGCCTGTCGCTAATTGCTGATGCACTGCACAACTTCAGTGATGCCGCCTCGTTATGGATTGCCTGGGCTGCACGTAAGATCAGCCGAAGACCAGCGGATCACTTCAAGACCTTTGGTTATAAACGTGCCGAGATAATTGCCACACTGATTAATCTAGTCACCCTGGTCATCATTGGACTCTATCTGATCTATGAAGCTCTGTGGCGTATCCACGAGCCACAGATTATCGAAGGCTGGATCGTAATAATCGTTGCCGCTGTGGCACTGATTATTGATATTGCCACCGCCATATTAACCTTCAGCATGTCAAAAGGCAGTATGAACATCCGTGCCGCCTTTCTGCATAATGTCTCTGATGCACTCGCTTCGGTGGGTGTTATTATTGCCGGTAGCCTGATCTTGCTGTACCAATGGTATTGGGTGGATACCTTAATCACCCTGCTGATTGCTGGCTATGTACTCTACCAGGCCTCGACACTATTACCCGAGACGATTCATATCCTGATGCAAGGCACACCCAAAAACATTGTTATTGATGATGTCATTACTCACATAGAGAATATTAACGGCGTATTAAATATTCATCATGTTCACATCTGGCAACTGGATGAACAGCGTAATGCGCTGGAGGCACATATCGTCATTGAACGATTTGATCAAATAAACGAAATAAAGGGTGCAATAAAAACCGATCTGTTACAACGCTATGCAATAGATCATTCCACATTGGAGTTCGAAGAGGCACATTGTGAGCAGCGCGACTGTTGA
- a CDS encoding NAD(P)/FAD-dependent oxidoreductase — protein sequence MCAISAGQRGRKVLVLDHAEKVGKKILIAGGGRCNFTNLWVDAENYISGNAHFCKSALSRFSQYDFLNLIDKYQIRYEERAHGQLFCRDKASVIVDLLLDECSLAGVDIHTEQDIQSVHKNESFQIQTQNNHYCANSLVIASGGLSIPKMGATDIGHRIAEQFGIACTALRPGLVSLTLNSSELNNYASLSGISVDASVSHKTQFFREAVLFTHKGLSGPAILQISNYWTPGDHIEINLLPDTDLQQQIEQWQQDKPNTELKTLMSTLLSKRLVEWLISLYLENKPIRQYQKTEIQKIINSFQHWQIMPSGTTGYSKAEVTLGGIDTHELSSRTFEAKKQPGLYFIGEVIDVTGWLGGYNLQWAWASGYCAGQAV from the coding sequence ATGTGTGCCATCAGTGCCGGGCAGCGTGGCCGCAAGGTGCTGGTGCTCGATCATGCTGAAAAGGTCGGTAAGAAGATCCTGATTGCGGGTGGTGGTCGTTGTAATTTCACCAACCTGTGGGTTGATGCCGAGAACTATATCTCGGGCAACGCCCATTTCTGTAAATCAGCCCTCAGCCGTTTTAGTCAATATGACTTTCTTAACCTGATCGACAAATACCAAATCCGCTATGAAGAACGCGCCCATGGGCAACTATTCTGCCGTGACAAGGCCAGCGTCATCGTTGACCTGTTACTGGATGAATGTAGCCTCGCCGGGGTTGATATCCACACCGAACAAGACATTCAATCGGTACACAAGAATGAATCATTCCAGATACAGACACAAAACAATCACTATTGTGCTAATTCATTAGTCATCGCCAGTGGTGGTCTATCAATCCCGAAGATGGGCGCGACTGATATCGGTCATCGAATTGCCGAACAATTTGGTATTGCTTGCACTGCTCTGCGTCCCGGCCTGGTATCACTCACCTTAAACAGCAGCGAGCTGAACAATTATGCTAGCCTGTCAGGGATCTCGGTCGATGCCAGTGTCAGCCACAAAACACAATTCTTTCGTGAGGCAGTGCTATTCACTCACAAAGGACTCAGTGGCCCCGCTATCCTGCAAATCTCCAACTACTGGACCCCAGGAGATCACATCGAGATCAATCTGTTACCCGATACCGATCTGCAACAACAAATTGAACAATGGCAACAGGATAAACCCAATACTGAACTCAAGACCCTGATGAGCACCCTGCTCAGCAAACGCCTGGTGGAATGGTTAATATCACTTTATCTGGAGAATAAACCCATCCGTCAATATCAAAAAACCGAGATACAAAAGATTATTAATAGCTTCCAACACTGGCAGATCATGCCCTCAGGCACCACCGGCTACAGCAAGGCCGAAGTCACCCTGGGCGGTATTGATACCCATGAGTTATCCTCCAGAACCTTCGAGGCAAAAAAACAACCAGGGCTCTATTTTATTGGTGAGGTCATTGATGTCACTGGCTGGCTGGGGGGATACAACCTGCAATGGGCCTGGGCATCCGGCTATTGTGCCGGTCAGGCGGTTTGA
- a CDS encoding MATE family efflux transporter has protein sequence MNTGAHIRQTLSLSIPLIFGQLAMLSMGFVDTVMVGRLGALELSAVGIGGAVWLTLALFVIGVLMMLPPTISHLIGEDRRDKVGYVVHQAFYIALVLGILLTLALRSCEPVLNVLNIAPDIIEVTMRYLRATSWGAPAFTVFLMLRMTSEGLAMTRTSMAFGILGLLINIPSNYILIFGHLGFPQLGAEGAGFATSVVQWVQLIALYLWGRIAFRGTRIYESLALPDWSRIGELLHLGLPIGIAVFIEGSLFGMVALLLGSFGINVVAAHQVAINFSGLLFMVPLGISTVVTIRVGEAYGRGDQQGIRDAARAGFIIVLCTQILSASLILLFADNIASLYTDDLVVINIALQFLFLAAVFQIPDGIQVVSAGALRGLKDTRIPMVYTIIAYWLIGIPGGYLLGITFAYGAEGIWWGLILGLTVAAVLLYRRFRHRQQAL, from the coding sequence GTGAATACAGGCGCTCATATCCGGCAGACCCTCAGTCTCTCCATCCCCTTGATTTTTGGTCAATTAGCCATGCTTTCGATGGGCTTTGTCGATACCGTTATGGTGGGTCGTCTGGGCGCGTTGGAATTGTCTGCCGTGGGTATTGGTGGGGCAGTGTGGCTAACCCTGGCGCTATTTGTGATCGGGGTATTAATGATGTTACCCCCGACAATTTCTCATCTGATCGGTGAAGATCGTCGTGACAAGGTGGGTTATGTTGTTCATCAGGCCTTTTATATTGCCCTGGTGCTCGGTATCTTGCTGACCCTGGCTCTACGTTCCTGCGAACCGGTATTGAATGTCCTGAATATTGCCCCCGATATTATCGAAGTAACGATGCGTTATTTACGGGCAACCTCCTGGGGGGCACCGGCCTTTACCGTGTTTTTGATGTTGCGGATGACCAGTGAGGGTCTGGCGATGACGCGTACCAGTATGGCCTTTGGCATACTGGGCTTGCTGATTAATATTCCGAGCAACTATATCCTGATCTTTGGTCATCTGGGTTTTCCACAACTGGGGGCAGAAGGTGCTGGTTTTGCGACCAGTGTGGTGCAGTGGGTACAGTTGATCGCCTTGTATCTGTGGGGGCGGATTGCCTTCCGTGGTACCCGGATATATGAATCTCTGGCATTACCTGATTGGTCTAGAATAGGTGAGTTATTACATCTTGGGTTGCCGATTGGTATCGCTGTTTTTATCGAAGGGAGTCTGTTTGGCATGGTTGCTTTGTTACTGGGTTCGTTTGGTATTAATGTTGTCGCAGCTCATCAGGTGGCAATCAATTTTTCGGGTCTGTTATTTATGGTGCCCTTAGGTATTAGCACGGTGGTTACCATTCGTGTCGGAGAGGCCTATGGTCGTGGTGATCAGCAAGGCATCCGTGATGCTGCCAGGGCAGGGTTTATTATTGTGCTGTGTACTCAGATACTATCAGCTTCATTAATCCTGTTGTTTGCTGATAATATTGCTTCACTTTATACCGACGATCTTGTGGTTATTAATATCGCACTACAGTTTCTGTTTCTGGCGGCTGTATTTCAGATCCCGGACGGTATTCAGGTGGTTTCAGCAGGGGCATTAAGAGGGCTGAAGGACACGCGTATTCCTATGGTTTATACCATCATTGCTTATTGGCTTATCGGTATCCCCGGCGGGTATTTGCTAGGTATCACATTCGCCTATGGTGCTGAAGGTATTTGGTGGGGACTCATCCTTGGTTTAACGGTTGCTGCCGTGTTATTGTATCGGCGTTTCAGGCACAGACAGCAAGCACTTTGA
- a CDS encoding TlpA family protein disulfide reductase yields the protein MAMGNQIRCRRTMLAALLCIFLSLPVISGTQDQLRHFVSGSYSDIVLRYQNSSFILVFWSIDCPPCYEELTMLGGLYKQYPVLPVVLVSTDGLDVRTEVEVLISEKGLTGLESWIFTDSLSERLRFEVDKYWYGELPRSYFFSKNQPRHAVSGRLSHAYLMKWLNENNMLHR from the coding sequence ATGGCAATGGGAAATCAGATTCGTTGTAGAAGAACCATGCTGGCAGCTTTGCTCTGTATATTTTTATCACTGCCGGTAATATCAGGGACACAGGATCAATTGCGTCATTTTGTGTCGGGTAGTTATTCAGATATTGTATTACGCTATCAGAACTCCTCTTTTATACTGGTATTCTGGTCAATTGATTGTCCACCCTGTTATGAAGAATTAACGATGTTAGGTGGATTGTACAAGCAGTATCCTGTGTTACCGGTAGTGCTGGTATCAACCGATGGTCTGGATGTTCGTACAGAGGTTGAAGTATTGATATCGGAGAAGGGATTGACCGGGCTGGAGTCCTGGATTTTTACCGATAGTCTTTCAGAACGACTCCGATTTGAGGTTGATAAATACTGGTATGGTGAATTACCACGCAGTTATTTCTTTTCAAAAAATCAGCCGAGGCATGCTGTAAGTGGACGTTTATCACATGCCTATCTGATGAAGTGGCTGAATGAAAATAATATGCTACATCGGTAG
- a CDS encoding exo-alpha-sialidase, translating to MLDRLIKSFVILVLFIVVSGCSLHTLNTDRKEVGARDPCAGVKILPSLQCAMTVTAAFDYQGRLWLVWSYAGHVYVNHSDDDGQTLSRPVVVNRVPEAISAGGENRPKIVLADKGDIYVSWVTPLANRFSGHVRFARSIDQGEHFSEPIIVNDNLDITGHRFEALAVNNRGDIYIAWLDKRDRLRAEQEGRRYTGAALYYTMSDDGGKSFIPNRKVMDHTCECCRVVMAFDSDQLPVVMWRHIYGDNIRDHALTKFIDRVTAGVPERVSYDQWQIDACPHHGPAISIAADGIYHLAWFNNAPQRHGLFYAHSEDKGRHFSKAVSIGNYDNSAAHADVLSQGDQVYITWREFNGEQSQLFVMISVDGGWEWSIPRRLAETTMASDVPFLLDKEGQVYVSWHISGQAYRLLALDAE from the coding sequence ATGTTGGATAGATTGATTAAGAGCTTTGTTATATTGGTATTATTTATAGTAGTGAGCGGTTGTTCTTTGCATACGCTTAATACCGATCGTAAGGAGGTTGGTGCCAGAGATCCCTGTGCAGGTGTAAAGATATTGCCATCACTGCAATGTGCTATGACGGTCACAGCAGCCTTTGATTATCAGGGAAGATTGTGGTTGGTATGGTCTTATGCCGGGCATGTCTATGTTAATCATTCAGATGATGATGGTCAGACACTCAGTAGACCAGTGGTCGTCAATCGGGTTCCTGAAGCAATCTCGGCAGGAGGGGAGAATCGGCCTAAAATCGTACTGGCAGACAAGGGGGATATCTATGTTTCCTGGGTCACCCCGCTGGCAAATCGATTTAGTGGACATGTCCGCTTTGCTCGATCTATTGACCAGGGGGAACATTTTTCCGAACCCATTATAGTCAATGATAATCTTGATATAACAGGTCACCGCTTTGAGGCTCTGGCCGTTAATAACAGGGGTGATATTTATATCGCCTGGCTTGATAAGCGTGATCGGCTCAGGGCAGAGCAGGAAGGACGTCGCTATACCGGTGCAGCACTTTATTACACGATGTCTGATGACGGGGGTAAAAGTTTTATACCCAACAGGAAGGTGATGGATCATACCTGTGAGTGTTGTCGAGTGGTAATGGCCTTTGATTCAGATCAGCTACCAGTAGTGATGTGGCGTCATATTTATGGTGATAATATCCGTGATCATGCCTTAACAAAATTTATTGATCGGGTGACTGCCGGTGTTCCAGAGCGGGTCAGTTATGACCAGTGGCAGATTGATGCCTGCCCCCATCATGGCCCTGCCATCTCGATTGCAGCAGATGGTATTTATCATCTAGCCTGGTTTAATAATGCACCACAACGACATGGCCTGTTTTATGCGCACTCTGAGGATAAGGGACGTCACTTTTCGAAGGCTGTGAGTATTGGTAATTATGATAATAGTGCCGCTCATGCAGATGTGTTGAGTCAGGGCGATCAGGTTTATATTACCTGGAGAGAATTTAACGGGGAACAGAGTCAGCTCTTTGTGATGATTTCAGTCGATGGTGGCTGGGAATGGTCAATTCCGCGCAGGCTGGCAGAGACCACAATGGCAAGTGATGTCCCCTTTCTGTTGGATAAAGAGGGTCAGGTTTATGTGTCATGGCATATTTCAGGACAGGCTTATCGTCTGTTAGCACTGGATGCTGAGTAG